AGACACTTGAAGTTGAtagcctcaattttctcctctgcTATTTGGCTGTTTTCCTCTTGTAATGTATGTGTGGTAGATAGGAGAGGATAGGAGCCCTGCTGGTGGAATTGGGAGAGTGTTCTCTCCTACATActcctggagagggaagagaatctaTTTTTCTGGCACTCACACTGGTTAATAATCTATAATTTCCCTTCTAGGTGAGTAGCATGGTACCCATCTAGGGTTAACTGGCAATTGGCAGTCAGGCCCAGCTTCAGCGAAAGTGTGGGGAATaagcagggggaagaggatgagCTGCGGGAATGAAGATAACCGGAATCACTTGGAATCCTTTGTTGAGAGGCTACCACCACGTCAGCAGGAGTTCCAGAAGTCTGGGGGTGAGTTAGTGGGATGCTACTTTTATTTaattttcacttctctatgaagCCTGGGGAGTTTAAAATTGGCAGCACGCAGgctgaggggacagggactgctgtgCAGCTTGGCTTTCCCTGTCCATTTGATTTACTCAATTTCCAGACAGGCAGAAACCCTAAATCCCCTGAAAGGAGAAGTTGGCCTTCCTTTCTAGGTCCCTAAAAGTGAAAAATCAGAAGTTAGCATTGGTTAAAGCTGGTCAGTTTCAGGAGGGCATCTGTCAGGATCAACTTGTCTTTATCACAATGAGTTTCTCTCCCATTGCTTTGTGGTGGTCTTTTAAACTTTCCATCCTTTTGTGCAGCACCTCTCAACTATTTTTGCTCTGAGAACCACTAAAGACAGTGTGGGGCACTTACCCCTTCACTTTTTGGTCTCTGGGGACCAGTGTGGGGTAGAAGGGCAGGAACCACAGTCTGCTCCTTGTGTCTTTGGAAAGACAAAGGACTTGGGCCATTAAGTTGCAAAGTCTCTGGAAATTTTGAAACTGGACAGGGtgggttggagagggaaggattaaaaaaaggaaaagaaaattttgCTTTCCCCAGGAacctcccccatttcctcagATCTCTGTGGGGAAGCTGAAATAGGTCCAATACTTCTTTCCTTACCCAATCTAAACTCATTTGATGGCTTTAAAAATACAAAGTTCTTCCAGCACCTTAGGCTCAATATGTtaaaaactgaactcctcctcttctctcccaaatccagtgCTTCACATAACTTTCATCACAGTCCACAATGTGACCACCCTCTCACAATCTGTAGCCATGGCTTTAACCTGGAATCTtccctctttcaactcccatatttgGTCTATTGCCAAAAGCTGTCATTTcttcctccagaacatctcctggatccaccccttccttttttCATAAGGCCACCATGCCGGCCCAGGCACTTGCCATATCCTGCTGCCCTGTACTTGTTGAACTCCCTCCCGCAGGCGCTCCCATTTTTAGCCCTTGCTGAAGcgtggatcattttcctaaagtgTTATCTGCACATGcatctccactccttaaaaactccaatggtttctcacttctctctgcatcaagcaaaaactcctgactgttggttttaaaacattccatcagctcttttcttcttccttttccattctcttttcccacttcacccCACCTCATACTCTTCAGTCTTCTTCAGCTAACATACTGTGCCTtgtcctcatctctcccactccctcccccttcatatatgacagaccaccattctccctgtcttcaaagctttTCAGAACTCACATCACCTCCTGgtcttcctgattaatttctaagcTCTCTACTTTATATCCATCCCCAATTCTCATAACATAAGTACTCACGACCTAGCCCTCATACTACTTATATCTATTCCTTCctcactttagtgtctgtctccctcactataATGTCACCTCCTTGAGAACAGAATTCATGTCCTCTAACTTTACTGAACTATCTAAacatgtagtacaatgctctagacACAGCAGGGGCTCAAACATTATGGATTGATTATGTTATATGTGACCTGGGTCCTTAAATCATACACTTCACACTGCTCTGGGCCTTATATATGACATGAAGATGGGGGGGGTGGGATGAAGAGGCATTCAGACTTGAGATCAAGGTTTCCCAGGGTGGAGAATGCCATCCAACTCTGAAGGATAGAGGCTTGACCAGACAGCTAAGAGCCACGATTCTGCCTACTTACATCCTCatgtctgaaaaatgggaaacAGTGACCTCTAAACCTCACTCTTGAGCCGTTCTGTCTCTCCAGGACCAGCCTGTTGAAAAGAAATAGCAGACACAGTAGTAGCcgcccctctgctctcccttcacaGTCTAGTTGGTTGAGTGGGGCAGGGGTGGAACAGCAGAGGGAGATAGTGATGATATTTTGAGAAATGGACTGATTTGAGGTTGGGAAATGGGTCAGGGTGttgaaaagaatggaaaaaacACCTGGTGAGAGGGGCTGGGGCTTTTAACAGAGAGGGGCTGGGACTTTTAACAGTGTCGGGGGGAAATGTGGAAAGGCCTCTGTTCCAGAGGAGCTGAAGGAAGCCCTATAGGGTGGCCTGACGCCTCCCTCCAACAGGTACATTAGTAAACCTGAGTAGGAGGTGGAGCCTTAGACTCATGCAACCTTTCATCTCTTCGGTTGACACATGGCTAAGGTAGGAGATGACAAATACACAAGCAGGAAGTAGAGGACTCTGTAAGACACTTTGGACTATAGTTACAAATATTACAAGGGGTAAGGTAAAGTTGAATACAGCTACAAGTCCCCtgaagtctccccctctagactttaagcttgtggtgggcagggaatgtgcctatcaattctgttatattgtattctccaagctcttagtacagtgttgtgcacacagtaagcactcaatacataccatttgtTGAATGATCTCCCTTAAACCCATTCCATCCAAATTATTGTTGAAGATATTTTTTGTTATCGGGACAGTGTTTAATCAAATTTTGATACCAGGATGACCTTTAGTCAAACTTTATTTCTTCCTaatatgaagaggaaaagagggggaaagggagcgctgtgtgtgtttgtgttttgcaTTCTGTGACTCCATACTGGGACGTTACtgagggaagggctgggattcagaaccatcccccccccccacaaacccACTTCCAGGAAGGCAGAACTCCAAACCAACTAGGTGCCTTTTAGGTGGTTCAGGTCAGGGATGTTCCTGGCTGCTGCAGGTGGAGGCAGGAGTGGGGCCGGAGCAGGTAAGCCATTTGTAAGATTCTTTTCCAAGAATTCTGCAGACTCCCCAGCTGTCTAGCTTGGGGCATGCCAGGAACATGGCCAACCTGCGCTAGGCCCTCACAAGGAATGGAGTccgataataacaattatgacatTAAATGTTTaccctttattaagcactggagttgctGCAAGATTattagatcagacccagtccttgtgccacatggggcttacaatctagctccttcccattttgaagatgaggaaaatgaggtccagagaggttaggtaacttgtctatagtcacacagcaagccggggcagagctgggactagaactcaggtctcctgattcccaatcttgTCTATATCGTGTTGTCTTCCCATCaaaattaaacaaacaaaaaactgctTTCCAAGAGAGTACAAATGAACTAAATCTATTGCTCATCAGCTATAAGTTTGCAACCTTCAAAATTCCTGGCTGCCTCCATCATCCTCACTGGCCTCCTCTTAGCTAGGTCCctaggagcgtggcttagtggaaagagcatgagcttggaagtcagaggtaatgggttctaatcctggctccaccacgtggctgtgtgactctgggcaagtcccttaacttttctgtgcctcagttacctcatccgtaaaatggggattaagactgtgatccccatgtgggacaacctgattaccttgtatcccccccagtgcttagaacagtgcttggcacatagtaagcgcttagcaaataccatcatcatcattattattattattattagttcctagTTCCTCCTTTTCTGCTTCTTCATGTAAGCCCTCCCTGTAAAACAGCTCAGTGACTCCCATCCCTTTCAACATCAGCCTGAACTGCCCTCTTCTGTCTCCAATACTTCCATCTGCCTACTCTTTCATTCCTCTCTGTGCTTCTTTTTCCTggtcaactctcccaagtggtgcAATTACTTATTACTTCCACCTTAGACACCCTTCTGCTCCATATGAGGTTATAATAATATAACTATTATTAGCTAGTTCATCCTGTGGAACCTTAAAGGGCTTCTTCCTCGGTATTTGATTTTACTCTATGGATGTTTATATGACAAAATATCCTAAAACAAACATCTTTTAATAGAAGTATAGTAGTTATACATTGTGGCTAATATACATGACCTAGGATTTTAATATGGTTTCTGCATGATTTTATCGTTTAAAGGAATCTAAAGTAAAAACCCCTTAAACCTaccaagaaaaataattttggacCTGAGTCCTAACTGcatttttgggaagcagcgtggcctagtgggaagagcacaagctgggaattagagaactagggttccaaccctggctctgtcagttgcctgctgtgtgaccctgggaaagtcatttaacttatctggggctcagtttcttcaaaataaaatgggaattcaataaaataattcaatgggaattctccctcctagttagattgtgagccgcatttgagtcaaggactgtatccgatccgattaacttgtgtctactacagtgcttagaacagtgcttgacacctactaagagcttaacaaataccataataataatagtgaatggAAAGGGCTTTCATAATTTTTCCAATGACCAGACTCTCCAACAATTATAAAAAGAACAAAACCTGGATCATTTGCAGAGTCCTTCTTAGGCAATTTTGATTCATttcccttgtgtgcagggatcaaccctaccaattctattatactctcccaagcccttagtacagtcctatgcacaccgtagatgctcaataaatacctttgattgattttaggCTGAAATAGCTTTGGGGTCATCTGAATCCTTGCCTAGGCACAGGGGTGGAGAATGGACAGGCTTTTTGGTGTAGCTGGGTCAGGTCCACAATGACTCTGGAAGACTTTTAATTTAAAGAGAAAATAATTATTTGAGAGTTGGTAAAGCCATGATGGTGAAGGGGTTTAAAAACTAAGAAAAAATGAACTAAATCCAAGACTGTAGTTAAATTTTATTTCAGTTCTATTGTTAAATTACACAATCAAAGTCAGTGGAATGGTTTGTAGATCTACACAATTAGACAGAGGTCTACAAGTggaaatcagtagaatttatatGGTTATGACAAAACTGTATCCTTATATTCATACACCCCCCTATATACAATAAACAGTATAGACAAATAAAATGTACCTAATCTCTGTAAACCATGCACACCACAGCATAAACACAAAATGCATCTTCTCAATGGGCTCTTAAACTGGTTTAGAGTTTTGTCCTGTGTACAGCATTGCCTTTCAGTTTTAAGAGCAAATTTCTTTAATAAAAAGTAAAATACATTTGAGACACCACATTGGTGCTTGGgcttctcaaaaaaaaacaaactaaaaaaccCCACTATACAGGAAATGATTCTCATTTTCTCCAAAGTACTGTCTTCATTTGACTTTGTGGAGGTTTTTTTTCTAGTTTTTCAATTCATAGAACTCCCAGGATTGCCAATATCATTTGTCAGATGTAATGGGACTTTTAATTGCCGACACAGGCTCAGAGTAATAAGAATGCATTTTTAAAGCCTATTTTCTGCTTTCTGCCCCAGATGTTTACATAATAGTACGGATGAAAATATATAGTGCAaatgagcattgtattaagaacaGGAATGCCACATTCAGATGCCTGCAGCTACCTACTGGTGACAAGAAGGTCAGTTGGCTGGTTAAGTCTTTTACAAAGTGTAACAAAGCATGTAAAATTGAAATTGCCAGTAATTCCAATGCATTAGTAGCGTAGTGGGCTACATACAAAATTTCTGAACTTGCTGAACTTATAATTGGTATCTTTACAGTATTTTTGCATAGAGAATATCCTATCAAATCATTCTTCTCCACTAATCTATTTTCTTGAGACTTCATTCTCCTTATGAAATCTTAAGTGCTATTACagaactcttctctctctctagttttctttctctgccctccccccgactccccaccccattcctcttTACCCCAAGCCATCAGAAGGTCCAGCAAAAAAGTAAAAGGCTCTTCATTTTCAGAGTTAACTCCCATGGCACACAGGATGGTAACACTTACCCAAGAACATTTTAGGCAGTTCTTTAAATCCAGATCCCATTATGATTATTTCATTTAGCTACTTGATCCTGTTTTTAAAGGACAAGTTGTGTTATTGAATAACTATGGCTGTTAATATTTATGATAACAGTTACCTACAGTCCATCATCATTAAGAAGGACTAATGCTTTAAAATGAACAAGCTTGATTTGCAACATTATAGAAAAGATTCAGAAAGCAAACAACAGTTCAAAGGTAAATTTGACTTCCAATTGATCAAAAATAACTTCAGTAATCTTAAGGAAGAACACAATGTCACTACTAGAGAGTTTCTTGATTAGGGCATTGTTATACAAACATTGATAGGACAACATCATAGAGATAGATATTTTTCTAGCTTAATCATGTATTAACCACagtaaattcagcaacagaagttTAGAGGTATGAGAAAAATGACTAAAATTAGTTGATTTTTGAACAAACACAATTTGGAGAAGTCTTCGCTGAATGTGCTATAACTCTTTGAGAATGTTTGAAATTATATTGCCCTGCAATTCTGGAAACTTTCTTTCCCTTAGCTTTTAGTATGTAAAAATGCCTCAATGCAAGGGAAATCCAGTTTTAAAACTCTCAAAACAGGTATAATAAGTTAAAATTTTTAGTTCTTTACACAAGATGcatgacctttttttttaagccaatATTTATACACCAGCAATTTCTCTTGGGGGAGACACTTTTAAAATTGCACAGCTTGGTAAACTGCTCCAAGCAGCTGATGTTCTCATTTTTTCACATTCAAGTTAATAAGAAAGTGAAAGACTTTATGTTTAACTTTCTCTCTTTTGGGTTGGTTAATGCTCAGCATGGAAAAAGAATGACGACGGAATTTCAACAGTGCATCAGGAATAAATTATTAGCCATAAGTTAAAGGGTCATTTTTATCTTTCAGGCTATTTTATAAGTACTTTAAAAACTTCTTGAAATGTCTAAGCATCCATTTTGGGTGAACCTTGTTGGCTTTTGTTTTTTGTAAATAGTCCAACAAACCTAAAAAAGGACAACTGAATTACACATTGAGATTATTTTACCCACATACAGTATAACATGAATGCAAAGGCAACTGCAAAGGCAACATTTTAACCTTTTTGCTTCCAATACTGAAGAAGCAGAATTTGAGCTATTTCATCTTCTAAGACTGGTTATGGTTTTATTGGCGTTTTTGGACTAATCTTCATCAATTTTCAAGCTTCTATTATCGCCATTTCTCTACATTCCCTATGTAATCAGTAGTTGTATTGTCAGTCTGCTCTCTATTGTGAGCTTGTTTTGCTTTCAGGATCTTACGTTGCTCCTGACGCTTCCGTCTGGCTTCTTGATGCTCTTTCTGTCTCATGTACTGGTACCTTTGCAAAAAAAGGTCTTTTGCATAATCATACAATTCCATGTCTAAAAAATTGAGGGTCTCAATATGTTTTTGAGTCTGTTCATCTATTTCCACACTAGATGCCCTTGTGCTATTATATTGTGTAAATGGTGAGATGAAGTTCATATTGAAAGTTTTCTCAAACAGGTACTGAGTCTTCCTTTGAAACTCAGTGAGCCCAAAGAAAGCCATGCGTTTGAGGTTCTCTTTTGCGCTGTCTAGAAGAACTTTGTTTCTTTGCTCTTCTGCCATGACAGACAAATTGTAACATCCGACCAGACTCAGGTCAGACAGCATGCGGACCTGGCGATTGTTGGCTAAATTATAGGGGCAAtccataaactccttaagggaacAACCCGACCAATCATCCCCTGTGTAACAACTGGGCAGCTCTTCGGTTGTGGGGGACCTTCCATCGCACACGTGCAATGACGCTTTCCACGTTGCTCCCCTCTGGACGTGCCTCCACTCGCTCAGGTATCGGGACACAGGGTCTCGAAGGATGGTGATGTAGTAAAAGTTCCTAAGGGGGAAAATGGAGAAAGCACACTTTTAATTGCTTATGGTCGTGGGGACCGtacatccacctccatgtcaaacagaaactccttaccatcagctttaatgaactcaacttgccccttcctaccttgcctcacacacttcactcctctagcatcagcttgctctctgtgccccgatctcccaaatccttcctctggcctggaactccttcccctctatAGATgcccaacccccaccctccccactttcaaagccttattaaggtcacctctcctccaagaggccttccctaagtaagccctcttttccccgactgcctctcccttcttcgtcaTGTATGTATTTGGATCTATTGgtgccctttaagcccttgatacctcaccctcacagcacttatgtacatataaataagAGATCTATAGTCTTATCTAGACTATAATTTCATTATggccagagaacgtgtctatcacctctgtactgcgctctcccaagcacttagtacaatgttcggcacagagtaagcactcaaataccactgattgactgattaaccgtCTCAGTGATCTGGCAGGACTTTTTAGTTTTAATTTGTTTCGCTATGTCTGACTCCCTGCCAGGAGAATGGGTGTGGAAGATGACGGCTCCCCAGAGGGAGGCTCTGGGACCCTGAATGACCTGAAGAAAGGGGTGGGAATATTCCTCTCCTACACATGGGCAGAAAGACTCTGTGCTGGGTACAGCAAGGGGGCAAAGAGGTTCAAGGGGTCACTTACCATCCCTTCACACTCCTCTACTCAAAACCCCGATCATGACTCCCATCAGTTTGCTCTTAAAGATCAAGCTCACTTCCTTCAGCTTCAAGATCCTTCATCAGTCAAGTCTTTATACTCTCACTTACTTAAGTTCTGCTATCCTCAGTAGTCTACCTGAATGCATCCTTGCTCAACTTATTTGATTCAATCTTCTGTCTTGACTGTACCTTTTTCCCCCCACACCTGGAATGACCTTCCCCTTCGCAGAGACCCATCACCTCCTGGTCCTCTCTAAGGTTCACTCTCGTTCCCAAGCCTTCCCTTGGAGGAAGTGACCATCATACCACAAGACACAGATGAGTACATTGCATAAATAACTTTTTCCAGTGTTTCATCTCTCAATCTGTCATTGTCACACATGTCCTCATAATTTGATCTTGACAATGAGCCACACTGTTCTTATGATAAAATCCTGAGCTGCCACTCGAAGATCCTGGGGCTGTTTTGGGATCTGAGACCTTTGACATGAAAAGCCACTGCCCTACTAATGGCTGGGTGCCTGATTGAtctatcaatctatggtatttattgagtgctttgtttgcagagcattctactaagcatttgggaaagtatactataaTTGATCCATCTGCCCTTTTTACCTACTGATAGCCCTCCTCTCTACAACCCCTTTCTTTGAGAATGTGCTTTCCTAGGCCTGGAAGGGTAGTTCTCTCCTGATAACTCCCGTTTGTTTTTTGTAACATAAATACTGTATTTACTTGCATGACTGCCTCCACTGCAAAGTTTCTGCCCTGCCCCCCTCaatttttgaggagaaaatatGTCTTTTGCAGCATTTgcatggggaaggaagaaaggaaacgtCAGGATGCTGTGGCATTCAGGCTAAGCTGTGAAGATTTCTGAAATGTGCCCATATGCCAGGGCAAGAAGGTGGATTGGGAGTGAAGGaccattctcttccttctcccctgcttgtctcctcctatttttcttctcctaattccattattgctagacttaattccccACATAAAAGCCCCTTCCTATTCCTGGGTTGCAAAAAACATGACAGTTATGTGGGTAAATATGGTATCTGTCCTGGCTGggggaaggcagcatggcctaatggaagaagcacaggcctggaagtcagaggacctggattataataataataataatgttggtatttgttaagcgcttactatgtgccgagcattgttctaagcgctggggtagatacaggggaatcaggtgttcccacttggggctcacaatcttaatccccattttacagatgaggtaactgaggcaccgagaagttaagtgacttgcccaaagtcacacagctgacaagtggccgagcagggattcgaacccatgacctctgactccaaagcccgtgctctttccactgagccacgctctgccacttgcttactctatgaccttggcaagtcacttaacttctctatgcctcaggttccttaattataaaatgaggaatcaatacatgttctccctcctatttagatacaagtgaatccgttcatacagagtccctgtcccgcttggggatcacagtctatttcagcacttagaacagtgcttgacacatagtaagtccttaacaaatattactatcattgttattatcgttgCTAAAAAAAGGAAACCATGATAGGTAGCAAGTCACTCATTTAACACCAAAGTGATTAGATGGTAACACATTTCAATCATTCCTGCCAGGAATCGATCACAAGGGATGAGAAGAATACAAACTATTTGCTCATATCCCCAAACTCCTTACAAATACTAGGTAAAAGAGACTCAGAGGTTTTAAATCAGCTATGTAAGAATACCTAATTGTGAAAATCAGGAGACAATATCCTTCTTTGTTTTAAGAGTCTCACTTCCACAGATAAATGCTTCTGTAAAtttgagataataatgatgatcatatttattcagcacttcctgggttagatacaagatcataaaaCTGGACAAAGTCTTggtctcccacagggctcacaatctaagtgggagtaTTTTGTTgtcattttaccgaggaggaaactgaggcacatagaagttaagtcacttgcccaaggtcacacagcatgtcagTGGttaagctgggactaaaacccagggctCAAGACTTCCAGTCCTGagccctttccattaagtcacactgcctcCCAGCTATTTTTCCAGGTTTATCTCCTcctttacatgagaagcagcatgatggagtggatagagcacggtctgggagtcagaaggtgatggttctaatcccagctctgtcacttgtctgctgtatgaccttgggcaagttacttcacttgtctgtgcctcagttacctcatctgtaaagtgggaattaagacagtgagcccaatatgggacaaggatggtgttcaacccaattaccttgtatccaccccagagcttagtacagtgcctggcatttagtaagcacttaacagatacaaaccTGGAAGACCAAATGCTTCCTATGCGGTCTTGAACTAGTCCACAGTTGGGAGATGGCCATGGTAAAGCAAGACTGTGCTGAAGGGAGCGGGATGTGGGTAAACAATGAATTTGGCCActtcaaaatgaaatgaaaatcccTTATGGTGTC
This window of the Ornithorhynchus anatinus isolate Pmale09 chromosome 6, mOrnAna1.pri.v4, whole genome shotgun sequence genome carries:
- the HS6ST2 gene encoding heparan-sulfate 6-O-sulfotransferase 2; this encodes MDDKSNKLLLALVMIFLFAVIVLQYVCPGTECQLLRLQAFSSSIADPYRAEDETPARFVPRFNFSEDDLLRKVDFNIKGDDLIVFLHIQKTGGTTFGRHLVRNIQLEQPCECKAGQKKCTCHRPGKRETWLFSRFSTGWSCGLHADWTELTNCVPSVVDNKKEVKLRPTRSPIKMKFADTSVPGRVWYQDLQRNFYYITILRDPVSRYLSEWRHVQRGATWKASLHVCDGRSPTTEELPSCYTGDDWSGCSLKEFMDCPYNLANNRQVRMLSDLSLVGCYNLSVMAEEQRNKVLLDSAKENLKRMAFFGLTEFQRKTQYLFEKTFNMNFISPFTQYNSTRASSVEIDEQTQKHIETLNFLDMELYDYAKDLFLQRYQYMRQKEHQEARRKRQEQRKILKAKQAHNREQTDNTTTDYIGNVEKWR